Proteins encoded by one window of Nicotiana tabacum cultivar K326 chromosome 10, ASM71507v2, whole genome shotgun sequence:
- the LOC107779133 gene encoding E3 ubiquitin protein ligase RIE1, producing MNSRYFITTDSLCSSRVVVPFPTIATEVVGETMDVNVRNMSLSRTPLSSFLIRMTIRISRSRCFSFLRRVFHYQNGSRSELGSNPFNSVIWMMMECIALSIQIIVIAYTLAISKEERPVWPMRIWVFGYSFGCVLCLILLYWRYWALYIRQRDDIEQQINHDDESRALPPLLERCRTCIELFFAIWFVMGNVWVFDSRFGSFHRAPKLHVLCISLLAWNAITYSFPFILFVLLCCCVPILSSLLGYNMNMGSLDRGASDEQLSNLPSWKYKEIGNKQEFQTSAIDNENAECCICLAKYRDKEEMRELPCSHIFHLKCVDQWLRIISCCPLCKQELER from the exons ATGAATAGCCGTTACTTCATTACAACAGACTCGTTATGTAGTTCTCGAGTTGTTGTTCCTTTCCCGACAATTGCAACTGAAGTTGTGGGAGAAACAATGGATGTTAATGTTAGAAACATGTCTTTATCAAGGACACCTCTTTCTTCATTCTTGATAAGAATGACTATTAGAATATCAAGATCAAGGTGTTTCAGTTTCTTAAGGAGGGTGTTTCATTACCAAAATGGTTCAAGATCAGAACTTGGTTCAAATCCTTTTAATTCTGTGATTTGGATGATGATGGAGTGCATAGCTTTAAGTATTCAGATAATTGTCATAGCATACACATTGGCTATTTCAAAGGAAGAAAGGCCAGTTTGGCCAATGAGGATTTGGGTATTTGGATATTCTTTTGGATGTGTACTTTGTCTGATTCTGCTTTATTGGCGCTATTGGGCATTATATATCAGGCAAAGAGATGATATTGAGCAGCAAATAAACCATGATGATGAATCAAG GGCCTTGCCGCCTCTACTGGAGAGATGTCGGACTTGTATAGAATTGTTCTTCGCCATATGGTTTGTAATGGGAAATGTTTGGGTGTTTGATTCACGCTTTGGATCATTTCATCGTGCTCCAAAACTTCATGTCCTCTGCATCTCACTGCTAGCTTGGAATGCTATCACTTACTCTTTCCCCTTCATATTGTTTGTATTGTTATGCTGTTGTGTGCCAATTTTGAGTAGTCTTCTTGGCTATAACATGAACATGGGATCACTCGATCGAGGCGCATCTGATGAACAACTCTCCAATTTACCTAGCTGGAAATACAAGGAAATTGGAAATAAACAGGAGTTTCAGACTTCAGCTATAGATAATGAAAATGCT GAATGTTGTATCTGTTTGGCCAAGTACAGAGACAAAGAAGAGATGAGAGAGTTGCCTTGTTCTCATATATTCCATCTCAAATGTGTGGATCAATGGCTCAGAATTATATCTTGTTGTCCTCTCTGTAAACAAGAATTAGAGAGGTAA